One window of the Niallia circulans genome contains the following:
- a CDS encoding immune inhibitor A domain-containing protein, translated as MVKKKLKKTALAAVLGISTLSLGLYSPPEKAAAEAAYKEVVSSYGGAPIDLGIANDERIIEMLKKEGKLAKHASTGETEKALQKYLQGKAEGAKKETKDKLPKALSKLETKGENETSNHSLQKGKGNKLGQAKKNTVESVKEEAYEGEVREDKVLVLAIDFPDYKKSSITKDETDMFYEDYTHEHFQNMIFGEDGYEGPNGENLVSMKQFYEEQSGGSYSVEGEVAGWYTADHEAAYYGGNYPGADDSDARPRELVYEALSKAAQDPNVDLSEYDVWDRDDYDGDGVYNEPDGIIDHLMVIHAGVGEEAGGGALGGDAIWSHRWNLGNLVAVPGATSNSDRFGGLLGAYDYTIEPEDGAAGVFAHEYGHDLGLPDEYDTQYTGGGEAVAYWSIMASGSWAGDVPGTEPSGFSAYAKEYLQGAHGGNWLSGTTLNANEITSKGTELLLDEAVTKGTNNDAVRINLPDKTTDVNTPASGKYEYFSGSGNNIDHSMKTAVDLTNATSAELTFKTWYDIEAEWDYASIKVNGETIKGNITTTENPNDQNPGNGITGSTNGEWVDGVFDLSAYAGQKVEIEFNYWTDVAVANPGFYVDDIKVTANGTEVLTDGAEEDSFFALEGFKKDEGKFYSKHYYLLEWRSQNGVDEGLAHIRRGASLMSYDPGLVVWYVDESYSDNWTGAHPGDGYLGVVDADQHTNYWSDGTVGATRYQLNDAAFSLAKSNKMFLDYAAINGTTLKDNFTKRTPLFDDSADYSNQGNLEAGRNIPSTGLKIRIVGESKDGTVGKVLLYK; from the coding sequence GTGGTAAAGAAGAAACTCAAAAAAACAGCATTGGCAGCAGTACTTGGAATTAGTACTCTCTCACTAGGGTTATATAGTCCTCCTGAGAAAGCTGCTGCAGAAGCAGCGTATAAAGAGGTTGTCTCCAGTTACGGAGGAGCTCCTATTGATTTAGGCATTGCCAATGATGAACGGATTATTGAAATGCTGAAAAAAGAGGGAAAGTTGGCAAAGCATGCAAGCACTGGTGAAACGGAAAAAGCTTTACAAAAGTATTTACAAGGCAAAGCAGAAGGAGCTAAAAAAGAAACTAAGGATAAACTGCCGAAAGCCTTATCTAAATTAGAAACAAAGGGAGAAAACGAAACATCTAATCATAGTCTCCAAAAGGGAAAAGGAAATAAATTAGGACAGGCAAAGAAAAATACAGTGGAATCTGTCAAAGAGGAAGCATATGAAGGGGAAGTTCGTGAAGATAAGGTTCTCGTTTTAGCGATAGATTTTCCAGATTATAAAAAAAGCTCGATTACAAAAGATGAGACAGATATGTTCTATGAAGATTACACACATGAGCACTTCCAAAATATGATTTTTGGCGAAGATGGTTATGAAGGTCCGAACGGTGAAAATCTTGTCTCCATGAAACAATTTTATGAAGAGCAATCTGGTGGCAGTTATTCGGTAGAAGGGGAAGTTGCTGGCTGGTATACAGCTGATCATGAGGCCGCTTATTATGGAGGAAATTATCCTGGGGCAGATGATAGTGATGCGCGTCCTCGTGAATTAGTCTATGAAGCATTATCAAAAGCTGCACAAGATCCAAATGTAGACTTAAGTGAGTACGACGTATGGGATCGTGATGATTATGATGGCGATGGTGTATATAATGAGCCAGATGGAATTATCGATCATTTAATGGTTATCCATGCAGGGGTTGGTGAAGAAGCTGGTGGAGGAGCCCTAGGGGGAGATGCTATTTGGTCTCATCGTTGGAATTTAGGAAACCTAGTTGCAGTGCCAGGGGCTACATCTAATAGCGATCGTTTCGGTGGCTTACTTGGTGCATATGATTATACCATTGAACCAGAAGATGGTGCGGCAGGTGTTTTTGCGCATGAATACGGACATGATTTAGGTTTGCCAGATGAATATGATACGCAGTATACTGGCGGCGGTGAAGCTGTGGCTTACTGGTCTATCATGGCTAGTGGCAGCTGGGCCGGAGATGTTCCAGGAACGGAGCCGAGTGGATTTAGTGCATATGCCAAGGAATATTTGCAAGGCGCCCATGGGGGAAATTGGTTAAGCGGCACTACGTTAAATGCAAATGAAATTACAAGTAAAGGAACAGAACTACTGCTGGACGAAGCGGTAACAAAAGGAACAAATAATGACGCAGTGCGTATTAATCTTCCTGATAAAACAACAGATGTAAACACACCGGCAAGCGGGAAATATGAATACTTTAGTGGTAGTGGAAATAATATCGATCATTCCATGAAGACAGCAGTAGATTTGACCAATGCCACAAGTGCCGAGTTGACTTTTAAAACATGGTACGACATCGAGGCTGAATGGGATTATGCATCTATTAAGGTGAATGGTGAGACGATTAAAGGAAATATTACCACAACCGAAAATCCCAACGATCAAAATCCTGGAAATGGGATTACAGGCAGTACCAATGGTGAATGGGTGGATGGAGTCTTTGATTTAAGTGCATATGCTGGACAAAAGGTCGAAATTGAATTTAATTATTGGACCGACGTGGCAGTTGCTAATCCTGGTTTCTATGTAGATGATATCAAAGTAACAGCTAATGGAACGGAAGTATTAACAGATGGTGCAGAAGAGGATTCTTTCTTTGCATTAGAAGGCTTTAAAAAGGATGAAGGAAAATTCTATTCAAAACATTATTATTTATTAGAATGGAGATCACAAAATGGAGTAGATGAGGGTCTCGCGCATATTCGCCGTGGTGCTAGTCTTATGAGTTATGATCCAGGTCTTGTTGTTTGGTATGTGGATGAGTCATATAGTGATAACTGGACGGGAGCGCATCCAGGAGACGGTTATTTAGGAGTAGTTGATGCAGACCAACATACAAACTACTGGAGTGATGGAACTGTAGGAGCAACCCGTTATCAGTTAAATGATGCTGCCTTTAGTTTAGCTAAATCTAATAAAATGTTTTTAGATTATGCTGCTATTAACGGCACTACATTAAAAGATAATTTTACAAAACGAACTCCACTATTTGATGATAGTGCTGACTACAGCAACCAAGGAAATCTAGAAGCAGGCCGCAATATTCCATCGACCGGCTTGAAAATTCGCATAGTTGGTGAAAGCAAAGACGGAACAGTAGGAAAAGTATTATTATATAAATAA
- a CDS encoding MarR family winged helix-turn-helix transcriptional regulator: MDEQSLEELEVELSILIRRVTHTSSHKKTSSLDRSAYLLLHEIVTAGPAGVKALAIEFQLDVSTVSRQAAALEQKGYLLRIPDETDGRAYTLQITETGLEEFQKEKKFRKSRVAEVTKVWTEEERETFAKLLKKYNQSAMNVHL, from the coding sequence ATGGATGAACAATCGCTGGAAGAACTTGAAGTGGAATTATCTATACTGATACGACGGGTTACCCATACATCTTCTCATAAAAAAACTAGCAGCTTGGATCGGTCAGCTTATCTGTTGCTGCATGAAATAGTGACAGCAGGCCCTGCTGGTGTTAAAGCGCTTGCGATAGAATTTCAATTAGATGTTTCTACTGTAAGTCGACAGGCGGCTGCGTTGGAGCAAAAGGGCTATTTGCTGAGAATTCCTGATGAAACAGATGGAAGAGCTTATACTCTCCAGATAACTGAAACAGGATTAGAAGAATTTCAAAAGGAAAAAAAGTTTAGAAAAAGCAGGGTGGCGGAAGTGACCAAGGTTTGGACAGAAGAAGAGCGTGAGACTTTTGCTAAGTTATTAAAAAAATATAATCAGTCGGCGATGAATGTTCATCTATGA
- a CDS encoding CBS domain-containing protein: protein MLAHDIMVSRVYKVKEGDTVRSVIEKFIQYKISGLPIVNDRNEIVGFISDGDVLRYIGKHDDHIIDSIYYTVVIKGDDEDFEHRLQSLLHLNVMKIAKKRVIKVSWDENLEKIAALLGKKQIKKVPVEKNGVLVGIISRGDVIRNSFKELI, encoded by the coding sequence ATGCTAGCCCATGATATTATGGTAAGCCGAGTATATAAAGTGAAAGAAGGCGACACCGTCCGTTCTGTCATCGAAAAATTCATTCAGTATAAAATTAGCGGTCTTCCTATCGTTAATGACCGCAATGAGATTGTCGGTTTCATCAGTGATGGAGATGTACTGCGATACATTGGCAAACATGATGATCATATTATCGACAGTATTTATTATACTGTTGTTATTAAAGGGGACGATGAAGATTTTGAACATAGATTGCAAAGTCTCTTACATTTGAACGTAATGAAAATTGCGAAGAAAAGGGTTATTAAAGTGTCTTGGGATGAAAATTTAGAAAAGATTGCAGCTCTGTTAGGTAAAAAGCAAATTAAAAAGGTCCCCGTTGAAAAAAATGGAGTTTTAGTAGGCATTATTAGTCGCGGTGATGTTATAAGGAATTCTTTTAAAGAATTAATCTAG
- a CDS encoding MFS transporter — MSSSQSVSADSTKNNLNTKTEASLLKQPKAVWAVFFAGIIAFMGLGLVDPILPAIAEKLHASQSQVTLLFTSYNAVMAVAMLVTGMISSRLGIKWTLILGIVIIAIFSCLGGLSNGIWALVGLRGGWGLGNALFVATALAAIVSLSNSGTAKAIILYEAAIGLGISVGPLLGGWLGAMSWRGPFLGVAVLMIIAFFGIFILMPKNTSMNTTNTVKSKTSLADPFRALKHRSLLVLGIAAALYNFGFFTLLAYAPFVMGLDEHGLGFVFLGWGILLAVTSVFMAPRLQERFGTVKSMCAMLTLFAVVLVAMGIWTTTQWVIIAAVIFAGALLGNNNTLITTAVMNAAPVERSTASAAYSFLRFIGGAIAPYTAGKLAEIFNPSVPFLVGAGFVLVSVLFIWINSKHVHHVDAMGSGH, encoded by the coding sequence ATGTCATCTTCACAATCTGTATCAGCAGATTCAACCAAAAACAATTTAAATACGAAAACAGAAGCTAGTTTATTAAAACAGCCTAAAGCAGTATGGGCTGTATTTTTTGCGGGGATTATTGCCTTTATGGGGCTTGGTCTCGTTGATCCGATCCTTCCTGCTATTGCCGAGAAACTTCATGCCTCCCAAAGCCAGGTAACGTTACTCTTCACTAGCTATAATGCCGTAATGGCTGTAGCAATGCTGGTAACTGGGATGATTTCCTCCAGACTTGGAATTAAGTGGACACTTATTTTAGGAATTGTTATCATTGCTATTTTTTCTTGCCTAGGCGGACTATCAAATGGGATTTGGGCGCTTGTCGGACTTCGAGGAGGTTGGGGGCTTGGTAATGCCCTGTTTGTAGCAACTGCATTAGCGGCAATTGTATCTCTTTCAAACAGTGGTACTGCTAAAGCAATTATTCTTTATGAAGCAGCGATTGGACTTGGTATCTCTGTCGGTCCACTACTAGGCGGATGGTTGGGAGCCATGAGCTGGAGAGGTCCTTTCCTAGGGGTAGCTGTTTTAATGATTATTGCCTTTTTCGGTATTTTCATTTTAATGCCAAAAAATACTTCCATGAATACAACGAATACAGTTAAATCTAAAACGTCCTTGGCAGATCCGTTTAGAGCATTAAAACATCGCTCATTACTTGTTTTAGGGATTGCCGCAGCATTATATAATTTTGGATTTTTCACGTTGTTAGCCTATGCACCGTTTGTAATGGGCTTAGACGAACATGGACTTGGCTTTGTATTCTTGGGCTGGGGTATTTTATTAGCTGTCACTTCTGTTTTTATGGCACCAAGATTGCAGGAACGTTTCGGAACCGTAAAATCAATGTGTGCCATGTTAACCTTGTTTGCAGTTGTATTAGTTGCTATGGGAATTTGGACAACAACCCAATGGGTTATCATCGCAGCAGTTATTTTCGCTGGTGCCTTATTAGGAAATAACAATACGCTTATTACAACTGCCGTAATGAATGCTGCTCCTGTAGAACGATCTACCGCTTCAGCAGCATACAGCTTCTTGCGCTTTATAGGTGGAGCCATTGCGCCTTACACAGCAGGAAAGTTAGCAGAAATATTTAATCCATCTGTACCATTCCTTGTTGGAGCTGGATTTGTATTAGTTTCTGTGTTATTCATCTGGATTAATAGCAAACATGTCCATCATGTAGATGCAATGGGTTCTGGTCATTAA